DNA sequence from the Chthoniobacterales bacterium genome:
CGGAACATTGGCATGGCTCTCGCTTTCTTCCCGGCCGCGACAAATTCCCCGTGAGGTGCTGATGATCGCCCGTGAGCACGCGGACTGGGCAATGCTGATGTTTATCGTCAGCGCCATTCTGTTCGATATGAATGCGATCGGCGGATGGGTGCAGTTTCCGGGCAACACGATGCCCGTGGTCCGAAGCCTGACGGGTTCTTTGTCATCGATGGGCGTGTTTGTGCTGGGATTCTACATGGGGCGGGGCTTTTTGAATCCGCGCACGATATCGGCCTACTTGGCGCTCGTCTCCTTGCATGTGCTTTTGAGCTGCACGTCGCTGATGCTTGCCTCGGCTTTTACCCCGGTGGCGCTGGCGTTTTTGGGTTATGTGCTGGGAAGCAACAAGATGCCTTGGACAATGATGCTGCTCGCCTTCGTCACGATTTCGATGCTGCACGCCGGCAAATGGGAGATGCGCCAGCGCTACTGGGCTGAGGGGACGCAGTCCACCACGGGTGGCGAAGCGGGCGAGCGTTTGAGTTTGCTCGGTCTGCCGCAATTTTTTGCCGAGTGGGTCGGTTATGGTGCAGCGGAATTGGGAGGGGTCACCGGAGCGTTTGCGAAGAAGCCGATCGAGGACGACGCCCAGAGCGTCTTCGAGCGCGCGGGTATCTTGCACATGCTGCTGATTGTGCAGAAAAACACTCCGCAGCAAATTCCATACCTGAGCGGGGCCACTTACACCCCCATTCCCCGGCTCCTCATTCCCCGGTTTCTCGACGACCAGAAGGGGATCAGCCACGTAGCCAATGTGATGCTCTCGATCAATTACGGTGTTCTCTCGATCGAAGGCGCCCAGAACACATCGGTGGGCTGGGGACTTGTCGCAGAGGCCTTTGCCAACTTCGGCTATCTGGGCGTGTTGGTTGTGGGGGCTTGCCTCGGAATGTTCCACGCGATGGTGACCAGGCTGACCGTCGGAGTGCCGATGACATCCCTTCGTTTTGTGATCGGCCTTCTCATCATGGCGGCTGCGACCAAGGCGGACACAATGAGTGTCTTCGTGACCATGCAGTTCCAAGGTGTGCTCGGTGTGAGCGTGGCGTCGTTGTTTTTGATGAGGCGGCAACAGAATCCGTTCGCAGAGGAGAGGGGAGGCGTGAGGCAAGAGGCAAGAGGCAAGTGGGGATCCGCCTACGCGCGGAGCGGCTACGGCGTGACGAGCGGGAGGCGGGCGGAGAACGGCAACGGCGTGACAAGTGGGATGCCGTCGGCGGGGGTTTTGACGGGGTTGATTGAGGGCGTGCCTGATGGGCGCGCAGACGAGAGCTTAAAAGACGAGAGACTAAGAGACCAAGAGCCGGAGGGCGTGGGAAAGTGGGAAGGTATGAACGTGGGAGGGTGGGAACGGGGGCAAAGCGGAGCGGAGACTAAGAGCTTAAGAGACGAAGAGACGGAGGGCGTGGGAAGGTTGGAACCGGAGACCACCGCGGCGGCAGATGGGTTGCTGGTGCGGTCTTTGCCGATCAAGACGCCGAAACGGGTCGCGGCGTGGATGCCGAGAAGAGTCAGAGAGCAGGTGGTGGCGCAGCAGCGAGCCGCTGCGGAGGAAAGGCGAAGAAAGTAAAAAGGTGAAAACGTGGGAAGGTGGGAACGGGTCGCCTTGGCGACCAAAGAGACTAAGAGACGAGAGACTAAGAGGCGAAAAGACCTGAGGTGGGAAAGTGGGAACGTATGAACGTGGGGAGAGAAAAAGACGAAGAGACCAAAAGCTTAAGAGGCTAAAAGACCTGAGGTCGGAAAGTGCGAAGGTGGGAACGGGTCGCCTTGGCGACCAAAGAGCGGAAAAGGCTAAGAGCTTAAGAGACGGGGGCGTGGGAAAGTGGCTGCGCCAAGGTGGACAGGTGGGAAGGTGGGGAGACGAGAGCCGGAGCGGAGCGAAGACAGCGTGAGGCGTAGCCGAGGGCAAACGAAGAGCTTAAGAGACCAAAAGACCAAAAGACGAAAGGCGTGGGAAGGTGGCTGCGCCAATGTGGACAGGTGGGAACGGGTCGCCATGGCGACCAAAGAGACCAAGAGACGAAGAGCTGGAGCGGAGCGACGACAGCGCGAGGCGCAGCCGAGGGCAAACGAAGAGACAAAGAGACGGGAGAGTGGGAACGTATGAAGGTGGGAAGGTGAGGCGACGAGAGCTTAGGAGACGATAGACGAAGAGACCGATTGATACGGGCAAAGAGGCAGGGCTTGCGCTCAAAGCAAGCCAAGGCTACTGAGAATGCATGAGAGTCGAAACAGAGATCGAGGATGATGGGCGCTGGCTCGCAGAAGTGCCTGCGCTTCCCGGAGCCATGGCTTATGGTATGAGCCGGGCGGAAGCTATTTCCAAGGTCGAGGCTCTGGTGCTGCGAATCCTCGCAGATCGCGTGGAGAATGGTGAAAACGCGCCCGAGCTTGAGGCTGTGTTCACTGTGGCGGCGTGAGCAAGTGGGGAGCACGCAAAGCGCGGCTTGTTTTGCGTGCGCTGGAGGGGATCGGCTGGGTCGTCAAACGTCAAGCAGGCTCACACAAAGTCCTCAGCCGCGGGCTCCCTCTGAGTTGAGACATCGAGTTGCCAAGCAGTAACGGGTAGTCATTGCCCGTGACTCGCAACACCGACGAAGAGACAAGAGCTTGAAAGACCAAGAGGCGAAGAGTTTAAGAGACCAAGAGCCGGAGCAGAGCGGAGACCAAGAGGCGAAAAGACCAAGAGACCTGAGGTGGGAAGGTGCGAAGGTGGGAACGTAGGAAGGTGGGGAGAGAAAAAGACGAAGAGACCAAAAGCTTAAGAGGCGAAAAACGAGCGGAGTGGGAAGGTGCGAAGGTGGGAACGGGTCGCCTTGGCGAGCAAAGAGCTTAAGAGACGAGAGACCAAGAGCTTAAAAGACCAAAAGGTGAAGGGCCTTTGTGGTGCGAAGGTGGAAAAGTGGAAAGGTCAGAAGGTGGCAGGTTGCAGGCCCTGGGCTTACGGGTCGGAGAGAGGCGGTGAAACCGCGGAAACGAAGAACCAGAAAACAAAGAACGCTCTAACCAAGACATCTCATGCACATCGAACAGACAAAATTGAATTGCGTTTTGCTGATCAAGCCGCGGGTATTTCGGGATGATCGGGGTTTTTTCATCGAATCCTGGAACAAGCGGGTATTCGACGAGGCAGTGGGTCGCAATGTGGAGTTTGTGCAGGATAACCACTCTCGCTCGGCAAAAGGCGTTCTTCGCGGCCTCCATTTCCAAGCGGAGCCCATGGCGCAGGCGAAGCTGATCACCGTGATGCGTGGGCGGATTTTTGACGTGGCCGTCGATATCCGTCCCAATGCGCCCACTTTCGGACAGTGGGTTGGGGAGGTGCTCACGGACGAGTCGCGCGAGATACTGTGGATTCCGGAGGGGTTTGCCCACGGCTTCTACGTGCTCTCGGATTTCGCCGACGTGGTCTACAAGACGACGAACTACTATTCACCGGAGCACGAGCGGTGCATTCGATGGGATGATGAGACGTTGGCGGTGAAATGGCCATTGACCGGCGAGCCGGTTGTTTCGGGGAAGGATCGCGAAGGCGAAGGCTTCGGTATACGAGGGTAGCGAGTAACGGGTGGCTGGTAACGAGAGGAGGCTAGAGGCAGCAAGTCAATGGACGTAACGGGTTACGGGAACCGGAGTCCGGTGCACCGGACGTAGATAGGTCGCCGCTGCGACCAACCTGGTGGCGGATCCGCCTACGCGCAAATCGACTCCGGCGTGACAAGGACGGTGATTACGGGTCGGAAGGGCCACAGGTAAGCAGGTGGCTCTTGACTTGGTTTTGGGAAAACTTCGGCTACTGTAAGCCCATGACTACCGCAGCGCTTCCAGAGCACGTCTTGATAGACGAACGCGGCATTGCCTGGATCAAGGGAACTCGGGTGAAAGTCATCGAGATTGCCTTGGATCACTTGGCCCATGGTTGGAGTGCTGAGGAGATTGCCCGCCAACATCCAGAGCTAACGTTAGGGCAAATCCACTCCGCGCTTTCCTGCTACTACGACAACAGGGCGGAGTTAGAAGAGATGATCGCTGAAAGTTACGAGTTTAGCAGAGCAACAAGTCGTTCCTCCGGCGATACCCTGCTGAGGCTTAGATTGCGCGCCAAAGGGCTGTTGCATTGAGTCTTCGACTCTACATGGACGTGCACGTCCCCGGCGCGATCACGCTGGCACTGCGACAGAAGGGTGTTGATGTTCTCAGGGCACAGGATGACGGCGCTGGAACTCTCGAAGACGGCCCACTTTTGGATCGCGCAACATCGTTGAGTCGCGTGATCTTCTCGCAGGATCAGGACATGCTTTCCGAAGCGACCACGCGCCAGCGAATGGGTCTCTCTTTCGCAGGGGTCATTTATGGCCACCAATTAGACGTGACGATTGGGCAATGTATTCGTGATTTGGAGATGATTGCGAAAGTTGGTGAGCCGGAAGATATGGCGGGGCGCGTTGAGTTTTTGCCCATGCGGTAGCGGCTGCATTCTCCCGCGGTCATCAGTGCTGCTTCTGTCCACAATTATTCAGGGCCTGATTCGCTCTCTCAAAACTACCCACTGACAGCCGAAGGTCGCAGACCTGAGACGGGTCGCCTTGGCGACCAACTGGTAAAAAACCAAGAGTCGAAAAGACGAAGAGCCCGAGCGTAGCGGAGACAGCGCGAGTTCCGCGCATGCGGGACGAGGGCAAACGAGAGCGGAAGAGACGGGGAGAGTGGGAACGTTGGAAGGTGGGGAGAGAAAAAGACGAAGAGACCAAAAGCTTAAGAGGCGAAAAGACGGGGAGAGTTGGAAAGTGCGAAGGTGGGAAGGTGGGGAGACGAGAGCTGGAGCGGAGCCGCGGACCACTGAACCGCGGGAGGCAGGGGGCAAGGGACGACACACGAGGCGACTTGCGGAGTGCCGCTGATGGCTGTAAGAGCAGGCATGAAACGATTTGATCGCATTACCGTCGATCCTGCACAAATGAACGGGCAGCCGTGTATCCGTGGGACACGCCTGACGGTCCGGCGCGCTGTGGAAATCGCAGCCCTTTACCCTGATCGAGTAGAGCGGCTTCGTGAGTATCCTGAGCTGGACGACGAAGACATTCGTCAAGCGCTTCACTTTGCTGCCTGTCATCTTCCGGACGCAGTAGCGGAACTGTCCGAGACGAATGCGTTGGTTGCTTGACCAAGGAATACCGCGGTCTGTCGTTGGTTTGCTTGCGACCTCCGGGCACAATGCGCTTCATGTCGCTGACATCGGAATGTCTTCCGCCAGCGATTCGCTTATTCTCCAAAAGGCTGCCGAAGAACAAC
Encoded proteins:
- a CDS encoding DUF433 domain-containing protein codes for the protein MTTAALPEHVLIDERGIAWIKGTRVKVIEIALDHLAHGWSAEEIARQHPELTLGQIHSALSCYYDNRAELEEMIAESYEFSRATSRSSGDTLLRLRLRAKGLLH
- the rfbC gene encoding dTDP-4-dehydrorhamnose 3,5-epimerase, encoding MHIEQTKLNCVLLIKPRVFRDDRGFFIESWNKRVFDEAVGRNVEFVQDNHSRSAKGVLRGLHFQAEPMAQAKLITVMRGRIFDVAVDIRPNAPTFGQWVGEVLTDESREILWIPEGFAHGFYVLSDFADVVYKTTNYYSPEHERCIRWDDETLAVKWPLTGEPVVSGKDREGEGFGIRG
- a CDS encoding DUF433 domain-containing protein; amino-acid sequence: MKRFDRITVDPAQMNGQPCIRGTRLTVRRAVEIAALYPDRVERLREYPELDDEDIRQALHFAACHLPDAVAELSETNALVA
- a CDS encoding type II toxin-antitoxin system HicB family antitoxin, yielding MRVETEIEDDGRWLAEVPALPGAMAYGMSRAEAISKVEALVLRILADRVENGENAPELEAVFTVAA